From a region of the Triticum aestivum cultivar Chinese Spring chromosome 7D, IWGSC CS RefSeq v2.1, whole genome shotgun sequence genome:
- the LOC123168826 gene encoding uncharacterized protein — MALEIGGDAKRPRLPAAAVDHLSALPEPLQLRILSFLPLRSAILASSLSRAWRGLWARRWEDDGNPSPSLHHHLRPHSTPSSNKLLEALELRQFQGRRGRIDRYSLVVDTLAMRARGLDRYYLVVDTLAMRARGLDRYLAAAVRCGVELRRTRPADTPLLFHFPAGAGPALARLSLRGIGVSGLQGRAARPCAALEAVLLHSVRLDDRDLARMLALCPRLRVLGLCSCTGISRVVVMAVMGLTSLRSVTIVDCTCLIGVDFTVVSSLRSFRYSGGCFFYLPGDALFADIDIRFGVKKSRNVLICQKVFSE, encoded by the exons ATGGCGCTGGAAATCGGCGGCGACGCCAAGAGGCCGCGGCTGCCGGCGGCAGCGGTAGACCACCTCTCGGCGCTGCCGGAGCCGCTGCAGCTGCGcatcctctccttcctcccgcTCAGGTCCGCCATCCTCGCCTCGTCCCTCTCCCGCGCCTGGCGCGGCCTCTGGGCGCGCCGCTGGGAGGACGACGGGAACCCTTCCCCctccctccaccaccacctccgcccgcACTCCACCCCCTCTTCCAACAAGCTCCTCGAGGCCCTCGAGCTGCGCCAGTTCCAGGGCCGGCGCGGGCGAATCGACCGCTACTCCCTCGTCGTGGACACCCTCGCGATGCGCGCCCGCGGGCTCGACCGCTACTACCTCGTCGTGGACACCCTCGCGATGCGCGCCCGCGGGCTCGACCGctacctcgccgccgccgtccgctgcggcgTCGAGCTGCGGAGGACGCGTCCGGCGGACACGCCCCTCCTCTTCCACTTCCCGGCGGGGGCCGGACCCGCCCTCGCGCGCCTCTCGCTGCGGGGCATCGGGGTCTCCGGCCTCCAAGGCAGGGCCGCCCGGCCCTGCGCCGCCCTCGAGGCTGTCCTCCTCCACTCCGTCCGCCTCGACGATAGGGACCTGGCGAGGATGCTGGCGTTGTGCCCCCGTCTCCGCGTCCTCGGCCTGTGCTCCTGCACGGGCATCAGTCGTGTCGTCGTGATGGCAGTGATGGGGCTCACCAGCCTCAGGAGCGTCACCATCGTAGACTGCACCTGCCTCATCGGGGTGGACTTCACGGTGGTCTCTAGCCTCCGGTCCTTTCGCTACAGCGGTGGTTGTTTCTTCTATCTGCCCGGCGACGCCTTGTTCGCCGACATCGACATCCGTTTCGGCGTCAAGAAAAGCCGCAATGTCCTCATCTGCCAGAAG GTGTTCAGTGAGTGA